The Hemiscyllium ocellatum isolate sHemOce1 chromosome 46, sHemOce1.pat.X.cur, whole genome shotgun sequence genome segment gtgaatcccttcccacactcagtgcAGGTgtatggtctctccccagtgtgagatCGCTGATGTGCAGTGAGTTGGGTTGACCACTTGAATCCACTCCCACAGTGAGAGCATCTGAACGGTCTCTCGACACTATGAACACGTTGATGTGACATCAGGTCCCCAGATCGTTTAAAACATTTCTCACAGTCTGGGCATTCAAAAGGTCTCTCCTCTGTGTGAAGTTGTTGGTGTTTCAGCAGGTTGGATTTCTGagcaaatcccttcccacactcagtgcAGGTgtatggcctctccccagtgtgagatCGCTGGTGTACAGTGAGTTGGAATGATCGCCTgaacccagtcccacagtgagagcacctgaatggtctctCATCAGTGTGAACACGTTGATGCAACATCAGGTCCCCAGATCTTTTATAGCACGTCCCACAGTCTGGGCATTTAAAAGGTCTCTCCTCTGTGTGAACTTGCTGGTGTTTCAGGAGGGTAGATTTTCGAGCGAATGTCTTTCCACATGCTGAGCAGCTgaacggtctctccccagtgtggatccgctggtgttCGATGAGATCAGATGATTGCTTGAATCTAGACCCACAGCGAGAACAACTGAAGGGTCTCTCACCAGTGTGAACACGTTGATGCAACTTCAGCGCGCCAGAACTTTTATAGCACTTTCCACATTCTGAACATTTAAACAATCTCTCCTCGGTGTGAACTTGCTGGTGTTTCAGCAGGGTGGATGATGGtgggaatcctttcccacactggGAACAGACGGATTGCCTTTCCCCATTGTCACTGTATTTATGTTCCGACAAGGCAAATGACCTGAAGTCCTGTCCACACATACAACACATGGACAGTTTCTCCCCACTGTGAATGGTGCTTTTCCCTTCCATGTTCAAGATCAAATGATATTAAGGCTGCAATCAACTGTCAGACTCTGGTGATGTTTGATTTTAAGTCTCCCCACTACAAATTCTCCTC includes the following:
- the LOC132836331 gene encoding zinc finger protein 239-like, producing MEGKSTIHSGEKLSMCCMCGQDFRSFALSEHKYSDNGERQSVCSQCGKGFPPSSTLLKHQQVHTEERLFKCSECGKCYKSSGALKLHQRVHTGERPFSCSRCGSRFKQSSDLIEHQRIHTGERPFSCSACGKTFARKSTLLKHQQVHTEERPFKCPDCGTCYKRSGDLMLHQRVHTDERPFRCSHCGTGFRRSFQLTVHQRSHTGERPYTCTECGKGFAQKSNLLKHQQLHTEERPFECPDCEKCFKRSGDLMSHQRVHSVERPFRCSHCGSGFKWSTQLTAHQRSHTGERPYTCTECGKGFTVKSSLLKHQRSHE